The Pseudomonas iranensis genome includes a window with the following:
- a CDS encoding 1-aminocyclopropane-1-carboxylate deaminase/D-cysteine desulfhydrase — translation MLLPPPNWLPPAPLEPLYLGWLADAGIEVAILRLDRIDPLISGNKWFKLVEHLKAAERAGAEGIISLGGAHSNHLHALAAAGKRLGFKTVGLLRGHPQDTPTVRDLQTFGMQLHWLGYAGYRARHEAGFWVPWQAQFPTLHAVPEGGGGLAGALGCAAIRQQAEEQLAKLGWNDFDAWWLACGTGTTLAGLALAEQGKRVVYGALAVPDDHGVAPNIESILAHATEPAADYQLIDASRGGFAKIDQALLTFIDQTEQTSGIPLEPLYTGKALLALKQHVESGEFAVGTRLVFAHTGGLQGRRGFAAM, via the coding sequence ATGCTTTTGCCTCCCCCCAACTGGCTACCCCCGGCCCCTCTCGAACCGCTCTATCTGGGCTGGCTGGCAGACGCCGGCATCGAGGTCGCGATCCTGCGCCTGGACCGCATCGACCCGCTGATCAGCGGCAATAAGTGGTTCAAACTCGTTGAGCATCTCAAAGCCGCCGAGCGTGCCGGCGCCGAGGGCATCATCAGCCTTGGCGGTGCGCATTCCAATCACCTGCACGCGCTGGCGGCGGCGGGCAAGCGGCTGGGATTCAAAACCGTGGGGCTGCTGCGCGGGCACCCGCAGGACACGCCGACAGTGCGGGATTTGCAAACGTTCGGCATGCAGTTGCATTGGCTCGGTTACGCCGGTTACCGCGCGCGGCACGAAGCGGGATTCTGGGTGCCATGGCAAGCGCAATTTCCTACGCTGCATGCGGTGCCCGAGGGAGGTGGTGGACTGGCCGGCGCCTTGGGTTGCGCAGCGATCAGGCAGCAGGCCGAAGAGCAATTGGCCAAGCTGGGCTGGAATGATTTCGACGCCTGGTGGCTGGCCTGTGGCACCGGCACGACACTGGCCGGACTGGCGCTCGCCGAGCAAGGCAAGCGCGTGGTGTACGGTGCTCTGGCAGTGCCGGATGATCACGGCGTAGCGCCGAACATCGAGTCGATCCTCGCGCACGCCACCGAGCCTGCGGCGGACTATCAACTGATCGATGCCAGCCGTGGTGGTTTCGCCAAAATTGACCAGGCGTTGCTGACCTTCATCGATCAGACCGAGCAAACCAGCGGCATCCCTTTGGAACCGCTGTACACCGGCAAGGCCTTGCTGGCGCTCAAGCAGCATGTCGAGTCAGGCGAATTCGCGGTCGGCACGCGTCTGGTCTTTGCCCACACGGGTGGCCTGCAGGGACGGCGCGGATTTGCAGCGATGTAG
- a CDS encoding AraC family transcriptional regulator, whose translation MKPQPMRLGDLSVGFVHSLADAVRSHDVDPLPLLEQYGLDAARLAEAGARLSIPRYMRLGHAAIQLTGDPALGLRMGRMIRLNQAGLAGITAAQAPTVREAARCLTRFEPLYGSNYRGQSSFHEDANGAWLRFYSISPYNAYNRFVVDSILAGWLHQLSSLCGETLRAERIEIEFEAPDYRDAYTMFGDCPIQFSAERNQLRLSLNSLALRNPEHCPSTWRHLLQLCERELEQLTRTRSLRERITQLLGPLLNGGREPDLEEVAARLKLPTWTLRRKLAEEGTQFRAILNDTRRDLAMTYIRDTELAFGEIAYLLGFASAEAFQRAFKRWSGQTPGESRRNYRSGA comes from the coding sequence ATGAAGCCGCAGCCGATGCGCCTCGGGGATCTGTCGGTGGGTTTCGTCCATAGTCTGGCCGACGCCGTGCGCAGCCACGACGTCGATCCGCTGCCTCTGCTTGAACAATATGGCCTTGATGCCGCGCGACTGGCCGAGGCCGGGGCGCGCTTGTCGATCCCGCGATACATGCGCCTGGGCCATGCAGCGATTCAACTCACCGGCGATCCGGCCCTGGGCCTGCGCATGGGCCGGATGATCCGCTTGAATCAGGCCGGTCTGGCCGGCATCACTGCGGCGCAAGCGCCCACCGTGCGTGAAGCAGCCCGCTGCCTGACGCGCTTCGAGCCGCTCTACGGCTCCAACTATCGCGGGCAGTCCAGTTTTCACGAAGATGCCAACGGTGCGTGGCTGCGCTTCTACTCGATCAGCCCGTACAACGCCTATAACCGCTTCGTGGTCGACTCGATCCTCGCCGGCTGGCTGCATCAGTTGTCGAGCCTGTGCGGCGAAACGTTGCGCGCCGAGAGAATCGAAATCGAATTCGAAGCGCCGGATTACCGCGACGCCTACACAATGTTTGGCGACTGCCCGATCCAGTTCAGCGCCGAACGCAATCAGCTGCGCCTGAGCCTGAACAGCCTTGCCCTGCGCAATCCCGAACATTGTCCGAGCACCTGGCGACATCTGCTGCAATTGTGCGAGCGGGAGCTGGAACAACTGACCCGCACCCGCAGCCTGCGCGAGCGCATCACTCAGTTGCTCGGCCCGCTGCTCAACGGCGGCCGCGAGCCGGATCTCGAGGAAGTCGCGGCACGCCTGAAACTGCCAACCTGGACCCTGCGGCGCAAACTAGCAGAGGAAGGCACGCAATTTCGCGCGATCCTCAATGACACACGCCGCGACCTGGCAATGACCTACATCCGCGACACCGAACTGGCGTTCGGCGAGATCGCCTACCTGCTGGGCTTCGCCTCAGCTGAAGCCTTCCAGCGTGCATTCAAACGCTGGAGCGGGCAGACGCCCGGCGAATCCCGACGAAATTACCGCTCGGGAGCCTGA
- a CDS encoding nitrilase-related carbon-nitrogen hydrolase, with protein MRKLLYLIFSMALVAALTTYAMWAADRPAGHYLSDLRIKLAVNQGTPADRGNLLGIQPELFPTDYQSSARLHRKLAAYLQQARDQGLLNEKTVVVLPEHVGTWLMISGEKDELYQAPTLAEAMNWLAASNPLLFARAWLRAKGEQRLDDAYLRMKAKAMAKDYQALFGGLAKEFQVTLVAGSIVLPEPSIRDGRLKPGSGALFNSSVVFGRDGVPLGQPQRQMHPTFDQQGVIQAEDKHAIQVVDTPAGRLGILIGSDSWYPANYRTLDEQGAQLVAVPAQVIGQGAWDKPWRGYKGSSTPGSVSLKPGDLSEGQAWHRLTLTAQPPSSHAIAGVSVFMRGQFWDKPSTGTSFLSSNGQHFADGEARGARLLNVWL; from the coding sequence ATGCGCAAACTTCTGTATCTGATTTTCTCCATGGCCCTCGTTGCCGCCCTGACCACCTACGCCATGTGGGCGGCAGACCGGCCGGCGGGGCATTACCTGTCGGACCTGCGCATCAAGCTCGCCGTCAATCAGGGCACGCCCGCCGACCGTGGCAATCTGCTCGGCATTCAGCCCGAACTGTTCCCCACCGATTACCAAAGCTCCGCACGCCTGCACCGCAAGCTCGCGGCGTATTTGCAGCAGGCCCGCGATCAAGGCTTGCTCAACGAAAAAACCGTGGTGGTGTTGCCCGAGCACGTCGGCACCTGGCTGATGATCAGCGGCGAGAAAGACGAGTTGTATCAGGCGCCAACGCTGGCGGAGGCAATGAACTGGCTGGCGGCGAGCAATCCACTGCTGTTTGCCCGAGCGTGGCTGCGGGCCAAGGGCGAGCAACGCCTGGATGACGCTTATCTGCGGATGAAAGCCAAGGCCATGGCCAAGGATTACCAGGCGCTGTTCGGCGGTCTGGCCAAGGAGTTCCAGGTCACTCTGGTCGCCGGCTCCATCGTGCTGCCGGAGCCCAGCATCCGCGACGGCCGGCTCAAGCCCGGCAGCGGCGCCCTGTTCAACAGCAGCGTGGTGTTTGGTCGCGACGGCGTACCGTTGGGCCAGCCGCAACGGCAGATGCATCCGACCTTCGATCAGCAAGGTGTGATTCAGGCCGAAGACAAACACGCCATCCAGGTGGTCGACACACCGGCCGGACGCCTGGGCATCCTGATCGGCAGTGACAGCTGGTACCCCGCCAACTACCGCACCCTCGATGAGCAAGGCGCGCAACTGGTGGCGGTGCCGGCGCAGGTTATCGGCCAAGGCGCCTGGGACAAGCCATGGCGTGGCTATAAGGGCTCGAGCACGCCGGGCTCGGTCAGCCTCAAGCCCGGCGACCTCAGTGAAGGTCAAGCCTGGCATCGACTGACCCTCACCGCGCAACCGCCAAGCAGCCACGCGATTGCCGGCGTCAGTGTGTTCATGCGCGGGCAGTTCTGGGACAAGCCGAGCACCGGCACAAGCTTTCTCAGCAGCAACGGCCAACATTTCGCCGATGGCGAGGCTCGTGGTGCGCGCTTGCTGAACGTCTGGCTGTAA
- a CDS encoding NADPH-dependent 2,4-dienoyl-CoA reductase, with product MTAAHYPHLLAPLDLGFTTLRNRTLMGSMHTGLEEKPGGFERMAAYFAERARGGVGLMVTGGIGPNDEGGVYSGAAKLTTEEEALKHRIVTRAVHEAGGKICMQILHAGRYAYSPKQVAPSAIQAPINPFKPKELDEEGIEKQISDFVTCSVLAQTAEYDGVEIMGSEGYFINQFLAAHTNHRTDRWGGSYENRMRLPVEIVRRVREAVGPNFIIIFRLSMLDLVEGGSTWDEIVMLAKAIEQAGATIINTGIGWHEARIPTIATKVPRAAFSKVTAKLRGSVSIPLITTNRINTPEIAEQILAEGDADMVSMARPFLADPDFVNKAAAGRADEINTCIGCNQACLDHTFGGKLTSCLVNPRACHETELNYLPVQQIKKIAVVGAGPAGLSAATVAAERGHQVTLFDSASEIGGQFNIAKRVPGKEEFFETLRYFNRKLQTTHVEVCLNTRVDVAKLVEGGYDEIILATGIAPRVPAIPGVENAKVLSYLDVILERKPVGKRVAVIGAGGIGFDVSEFLVHQGVATSLDRAAFWKEWGIDTQLEARGGVAGIKAAPHAPAREVFLLQRKKTKVGDGLGKTTGWIHRTGLKNKQVQMLNSVEYLSIDDQGLHIRIGESGEPQLLAVDNIVICAGQDPLRELHDGLVEAGQNVHLIGGADVAAELDAKRAINQGSRLAAEL from the coding sequence ATGACCGCCGCTCATTACCCGCATTTGCTGGCCCCGCTGGACCTGGGATTCACCACGCTGCGCAACCGCACCCTGATGGGCTCGATGCACACTGGCCTTGAAGAAAAGCCGGGTGGTTTCGAGCGCATGGCGGCGTACTTCGCCGAACGTGCCCGTGGCGGTGTCGGCCTGATGGTCACTGGCGGCATTGGCCCGAATGATGAGGGCGGCGTGTATTCCGGCGCGGCCAAGCTCACTACCGAGGAAGAGGCGCTCAAGCACCGCATTGTCACTCGCGCGGTGCACGAGGCGGGCGGCAAGATCTGCATGCAGATTCTCCACGCCGGCCGCTATGCCTACAGCCCGAAACAGGTAGCACCGAGCGCGATTCAAGCGCCGATCAACCCGTTCAAGCCCAAAGAGCTGGACGAAGAGGGCATCGAAAAGCAGATCAGCGATTTCGTCACCTGCTCGGTATTGGCGCAAACCGCCGAATACGACGGCGTCGAAATCATGGGCTCGGAAGGTTACTTCATTAACCAGTTCCTCGCCGCGCACACCAACCACCGCACCGACCGCTGGGGCGGCAGCTACGAAAACCGCATGCGCCTGCCGGTAGAAATTGTCCGTCGTGTGCGCGAAGCGGTCGGGCCGAATTTCATCATCATCTTCCGCCTGTCGATGCTCGACCTGGTCGAAGGTGGCAGCACCTGGGATGAAATCGTCATGCTGGCCAAAGCCATCGAACAGGCCGGCGCGACGATCATCAACACCGGTATCGGCTGGCACGAAGCGCGGATTCCGACCATCGCCACCAAAGTTCCGCGTGCAGCGTTCAGCAAGGTCACGGCCAAGTTGCGCGGCTCGGTGAGCATTCCGCTGATCACCACCAACCGCATCAATACCCCGGAAATTGCCGAGCAGATTCTTGCTGAAGGCGATGCCGACATGGTCTCCATGGCCCGCCCATTCCTCGCCGATCCGGACTTCGTCAACAAGGCCGCCGCAGGCCGTGCCGACGAAATCAACACCTGCATCGGCTGCAACCAGGCGTGCCTCGACCATACCTTTGGCGGCAAGCTCACCAGTTGCCTGGTCAACCCGCGTGCCTGCCACGAAACCGAACTCAATTACCTGCCGGTGCAGCAGATCAAGAAAATCGCCGTGGTCGGTGCCGGCCCTGCCGGTTTGTCCGCCGCTACCGTGGCCGCCGAGCGCGGTCATCAGGTGACGCTGTTCGATTCAGCCAGCGAGATCGGCGGGCAGTTCAACATTGCCAAGCGCGTACCGGGCAAGGAAGAGTTTTTCGAAACCCTGCGCTACTTCAACCGCAAGCTGCAAACCACCCATGTCGAGGTGTGCCTGAACACCCGTGTCGACGTGGCCAAGTTGGTTGAAGGCGGTTACGACGAGATTATCCTTGCCACCGGTATCGCCCCGCGCGTGCCGGCGATTCCGGGCGTCGAGAATGCCAAGGTCCTGAGTTATCTGGACGTGATACTTGAGCGCAAACCGGTCGGCAAGCGTGTCGCGGTGATCGGTGCTGGCGGGATCGGTTTCGATGTCTCGGAATTTCTCGTTCATCAAGGCGTGGCCACCAGTCTGGATCGCGCGGCGTTCTGGAAAGAGTGGGGCATCGACACGCAACTGGAGGCCCGTGGTGGTGTGGCGGGAATCAAAGCGGCGCCGCATGCGCCGGCCCGTGAGGTGTTCCTGTTGCAGCGCAAGAAAACCAAGGTCGGCGACGGTCTGGGCAAAACCACCGGCTGGATTCATCGCACCGGTCTGAAGAACAAGCAGGTGCAGATGCTCAACAGCGTCGAATACCTGAGCATCGATGACCAAGGCTTGCACATTCGCATCGGCGAAAGCGGCGAGCCGCAACTGCTGGCGGTGGACAACATCGTGATCTGTGCGGGGCAGGATCCGTTGCGCGAGTTGCACGATGGTCTGGTTGAGGCCGGGCAGAACGTGCACTTGATCGGCGGCGCGGATGTCGCGGCGGAGCTGGATGCCAAGCGCGCGATTAATCAGGGTTCGCGGCTGGCGGCTGAGTTGTAA